From the genome of Impatiens glandulifera chromosome 9, dImpGla2.1, whole genome shotgun sequence, one region includes:
- the LOC124914264 gene encoding berberine bridge enzyme-like 15, with protein MDCLSYKSALWVPCFALIRKQNSSHVHSIFSSLNWRRNGDQIQSSIHIHHPIPSQLIVLKSPPLLLSSSSSSIQVARFLNALSQKIKSSSPPLSTTFYTPLQNASFTSLLESTAQNLRGLVLFNSKTKPQAIFTPLCESHVQAAVVCATNTPLHLRFRSGGHDYEGLSYISQTKDTFVIVDLSKLRGVNVNIDDNSAWVQAGATVGELYYWVSAKSKVHGFPAGLCSSLGIGGHITGGAYGSIMRKYGLAVDNVLDAQLVDATGRLLDREAMGEDLFWAIRGGGGASFGVILAWKLKLVPVPEKVTVFNFTKTLEQGATRILHRWQQVAPNLDEDLFLRVLINKANKTITTSYSAMFLGEADRLMGVIEKGFPELGLTRKDCIEMSWIESVVYIARLPIGTQPEALLTGKSLSRRYYKAKSDFVREPIPESGLEGIWKRFMEEDTPFMIWNPYGGFMNRIPEAHTPFPYRKGTMFMIQYLTYWQDPSEASSSKHIDWIRKLYNYMAQYVSKNPRGAYVNYRDLDLGQNNKEGTTNFTQASGWGTKYFKDNFIRLVKIKTKVDPHNFFRHEQSIPVLQ; from the coding sequence ATGGACTGCCTGTCATATAAGTCAGCATTGTGGGTACCATGCTTTGCCTTAATTAGGAAACAAAACTCATCACACGTTCATTCAATATTCTCATCTTTAAACTGGAGGAGGAATGGAGATCAAATCCAATCTTCTATTCATATTCATCATCCTATTCCCTCTCAATTAATAGTATTAAagtctcctcctcttcttctttcttcttcttctagttCAATCCAAGTAGCCAGGTTCTTGAATGCCCTTTCCCAGAAAATTAAGTCTTCTTCTCCCCCACTCTCCACCACCTTCTACACCCCACTACAAAATGCCTCTTTCACCTCCCTTCTAGAGTCCACGGCCCAGAATCTCAGGGGCTTGGTCCTATTCAACTCCAAAACCAAACCACAAGCCATCTTCACTCCCTTGTGTGAATCCCATGTCCAAGCCGCAGTTGTCTGCGCTACAAACACTCCGCTTCACCTCAGATTCAGGAGCGGAGGTCATGACTACGAGGGACTCTCTTACATCTCCCAGACTAAGGATACCTTCGTCATCGTCGATCTCTCCAAGCTCCGTGGGGTCAACGTGAACATAGACGACAACTCGGCTTGGGTCCAGGCTGGCGCCACAGTTGGGGAATTGTATTATTGGGTTTCGGCTAAAAGCAAGGTCCATGGGTTCCCAGCCGGACTCTGTTCCAGCTTGGGAATTGGCGGGCATATCACAGGAGGAGCATACGGATCCATCATGAGAAAATATGGCCTGGCCGTGGACAATGTTCTCGACGCTCAGCTCGTCGATGCCACAGGAAGACTCCTTGATAGGGAAGCCATGGGAGAGGACCTGTTTTGGGCAATCAGAGGAGGCGGGGGAGCCAGCTTCGGCGTAATCCTGGCCTGGAAGCTAAAACTGGTTCCAGTCCCTGAAAAGGTGACCGTCTTCAACTTTACAAAGACACTCGAGCAAGGCGCGACAAGGATTCTCCACCGATGGCAGCAAGTCGCGCCCAATCTCGACGAGGATCTCTTCCTTAGGGTCTTAATCAACAAGGCAAATAAGACAATCACCACTTCATACAGTGCCATGTTCCTCGGCGAAGCGGATAGGCTTATGGGGGTGATCGAAAAAGGATTCCCCGAGCTGGGCTTAACTCGAAAAGACTGCATAGAGATGAGCTGGATCGAATCGGTGGTATACATCGCGAGGTTACCCATTGGGACTCAACCCGAGGCACTTCTTACGGGGAAGTCATTGTCAAGGAGATACTACAAGGCCAAATCGGATTTCGTCAGGGAGCCGATACCAGAATCCGGCTTGGAAGGCATCTGGAAGAGGTTCATGGAAGAGGATACACCCTTCATGATATGGAACCCATACGGTGGCTTCATGAACAGGATCCCCGAGGCCCACACTCCTTTCCCATACAGAAAGGGGACCATGTTCATGATTCAGTACCTCACTTATTGGCAAGACCCGAGCGAGGCATCATCCAGTAAGCATATCGATTGGATTCGGAAGCTCTACAACTACATGGCTCAGTACGTATCGAAGAATCCAAGAGGAGCGTATGTCAACTATAGGGACCTGGACTTGGGGCAGAACAACAAGGAAGGAACCACTAACTTCACTCAGGCCAGCGGATGGGGAACAAAGTACTTCAAAGACAACTTCATTCGGTTGGTGAAGATCAAGACGAAGGTCGATCCCCACAACTTCTTCCGCCACGAGCAGAGCATCCCTGTCCTACAATAA
- the LOC124914265 gene encoding probable protein phosphatase 2C 58: protein MDSEIGVVDNVGKKRRSNLTRDENDFKIKRESSADKDIASFLSSKEATCGDDENEPEVGDDDGHAIHGFHLVEGKMNHGMEDYIVARNQKMNGFDLGLYAIFDGHSGRFVAEYLQKHLFDKILSDPEFWTDPKSTMKRVYKQMNEEILANVVGSYGGSTAVTAILVNGKRLIVGNVGDSRAIICRKGVAEAITVDHDPEREKGMVERRGGFVLKTADNISRVDGQLAMARAFGDERVKDHISVEPDVVFVKVDNDTEFMILASDGLWKVMSNEEAADCIKDIGDPGEAAKELISSALSRRSCDDISCVVVRFIH from the exons ATGGACTCCGAAATAGGTGTGGTTGATAACGTTGGGAAGAAG AGGCGATCCAATTTAACACGTGATGAAaacgattttaaaattaag AGAGAATCAAGTGCAGACAAAGATATAGCTTCCTTTCTATCATCTAag GAAGCAACTTGTGGAGATGACGAGAATGAACCGGAGGTTGGAGATGATGATGGTCATGCTATACATGGATTTCATCTTGTTGAAGGAAAGATGAACCATGGTATGGAAGATTACATAGTGGCAAGGAATCAGAAGATGAATggctttgatcttggattatATGCAATCTTCGACGGTCATTCTGGCCGATTTGTGGCGGAATACTTGCAGAAGCACCTGTTTGATAAAATTCTGAGTGAT CCTGAATTCTGGACGGACCCTAAATCCACGATGAAGAGAGTGTACAAACAAATGAACGAAGAGATCTTGGCGAACGTAGTGGGTTCTTATGGAGGATCCACTGCAGTCACAGCTATTTTGGTGAATGGGAAGAGGCTGATAGTAGGAAATGTGGGCGATTCTCGAGCAATCATATGCAGGAAAGGTGTTGCAGAGGCAATAACAGTTGATCATGATCCTGAGAGAGAGAAGGGGATGGTTGAGAGGAGAGGAGGGTTCGTGTTGAAGACAGCTGATAATATTTCACGCGTTGATGGGCAGTTAGCGATGGCAAGGGCGTTTGGAGATGAGAGAGTGAAGGATCATATTAGTGTCGAACCGGACGTTGTGTTTGTGAAGGTAGACAATGACACAGAATTTATGATCTTGGCTAGTGATGGTCTATGGAAG GTTATGTCGAATGAAGAGGCTGCTGATTGCATAAAGGACATTGGGGATCCTGGAGAAGCAGCTAAGGAGCTTATTAGTTCGGCCTTGTCAAGGAGAAGCTGCGATGACATTTCTTGCGTTGTGGTCAGGTTCATCCACTAG